Within the Candidatus Hydrogenedentota bacterium genome, the region TTCGCTCAGCGAGTACCAGATGGCCACTGGCGACCCTCGCGGCCTCGAGTGGGCCATGCGCAACTACGAGATCCTCCAGACACGGATGGCCGACAACTGCTACGGCGGTTACTATGAGTTCCTCGAGGAGGATTTTCAAAAGAAGCGGCCGGGCAAGTACGGCGGCGATCGCAAATCGTTCGATATCCATATGCACCTTATGGAAGCCTTCACGAATCTCTACGAAGCCACCGGCGCCCCGCTTATTTACGATCGCACCAACGAGATAATCGAGTTGCTGTTCAAGCGGGTTATCCACCCGGAATTCGGCACGGGCATCGCCCAGTTCGCCCTCGACTGGACTCCGCTGCGGGCCATCCTCTTCGCTGACGTATGGGGCTCGGACCGCGACGTCGAAGACGAAGCGGGGCGGCCCATGAACAACACGAGCTTCGGCCACAACGTCGAGTTTGCGTGGCTCCTTATCCACACCTTGGACATCCTCGGCCTGAAGCGCAGCGGCTATCTCGAGGCTTTCCGCAAGATCTTCGACCACTGCCACCGATACGGCATCGACTGGAAACACGGCGGCGTCTATTGCGAAGGCCCCCACGACGGTCCTGCCCGTGAGAAAAACAAAGAGTTCTGGCAACAGGCCGAATGCCTCATCGGCATGCTCGACGCCTATCTCCTGTTTGGCGACGACAAATACATCGACGCCTACGAAAACGTCCACCGCTTCGTCATGGATCACGTCGTCAACCACGAAGTCGGCGAGTGGTATCCTCTGTTCGACGAAAACAACAACCGTCTCTGGGACTACATGGGCCATGCGTGGAAAATCAATTACCACACCGTGCGGTCCATGATTCAGTCCGAGAAACGCCTCATGAAGATTGTAGGATAGCGGCCGGGGCGGCCTGCGAGTCCTTTCGTCCGTGGCGATGGTGACCTATTTCGGGAAAGGCTCTTGCCATCGGCGTCTCAGAGTCGGAAGCTTGACGACCCGGCGGTTGCAGGAATGGCAGGGTCAGGAGCGGCTGCGCGAGGCCGTCCTTTGCCCTTGATTTCCCCTGCCGGAATCTCCACGATAGGCACGAACACCTGGTAAGGAGGGTGAGGCATGAGATCACTAGCTTTGATTGTTTGTTCAGCCATTATTTTGGGAAGCATCAGCGCGGGCGCGGCGGAGACGGTCCCGTTGGAGCAAGCGCGGTTCGT harbors:
- a CDS encoding AGE family epimerase/isomerase, producing the protein MKERCKSLLKEVQHHLREELIPFWMTHGVDEEYGGFLTYFDRNGNPTGETVKTLICQTRMIYTYSSMYRAGYGGQKALDIAKQGVDFLLAHMWDDKYGGWYWTVERDGTPINRSKLGYGHSFGIYSLSEYQMATGDPRGLEWAMRNYEILQTRMADNCYGGYYEFLEEDFQKKRPGKYGGDRKSFDIHMHLMEAFTNLYEATGAPLIYDRTNEIIELLFKRVIHPEFGTGIAQFALDWTPLRAILFADVWGSDRDVEDEAGRPMNNTSFGHNVEFAWLLIHTLDILGLKRSGYLEAFRKIFDHCHRYGIDWKHGGVYCEGPHDGPAREKNKEFWQQAECLIGMLDAYLLFGDDKYIDAYENVHRFVMDHVVNHEVGEWYPLFDENNNRLWDYMGHAWKINYHTVRSMIQSEKRLMKIVG